The bacterium genomic sequence GTGGGCTGAAACCTCTAACTTTTTACTAAAGGTACCACTACCAAGAATTTTTATATAATCTCCTTTCTTTACAAGCTGAGTTGCTAATAAGCTTTCAGGATTTATTATATCATTATCATTAAACCTTGATTCAAGTTGAGAAAGATTGACTATCTCTACAAGGTATCTCTTAATATGAGTAAATCCTCTCTTAGGTAATCTTCTAACCAATGGCATCTGCCCACCTTCAAAATTATAAGAACGAGAAAAACCGCTTCTTGCTTTATGACCTTTGTGCCCACGAGTGGATGTTCCACCGTGTCCTGAAGCGTCTCCTCTTCCAACTCTTTTCCTACTATGTCTTGAGCCCATAGGTGGTTTAATTTCATGTAACTTCATTTATTTCTCCTTCACTTGAAACATTAAGTTTTGACAAAGCCTTTACCGTAGCGCCAATAACATTCACGGGATTTGTGGAACCAAGACATTTGCTAGTAATATCATTTATTCCAGCAACCTCAAGGAAAGCTCTCATAGTTTTACCTGCAACCATGCCATGACCCTTAGAAGCTGGTTTCAAAATAACCCTTGAAGCACCATATTTTGCACTTACGTCAAAAGGGATTGTCGTCTCATTGATTGGAACTGTTATCATACTCTTTTTTGCTTTTTCAATAGCTTTTCTTATTGCTTCAGGGACTTCATTTGCTTTACCTATACCAAAGCCAGCTTGTCCATTCTTATCGCCCACAACAACAAGAGCACGAAAATTTAAATTTTTACCGCCTTTTGTTACTTTAGTAACTCTTCTAATTTCAACAACAACTTGATTTATCTGTGATACATCTTCTTCAATTTGCCTTTTTCTCATTAAAATTTCAGACCTCCTTTTCTTGCAGCATCAGCAAGCGCCTTAACACGCCCTGCATAAAGATAACCATTTCTATCAAATACAACTTTTTCAATACCTTTCTCTTTAGATTTTTTGCTAAGCAGAGTTCCTACTATTTTAGCGCCTTCAACATTGGAGCCTTTAATTTTCTCAGAAAAATCACCTTTAGCTTCGTCAGTTAAACTTGAAACTGTTAGCAATGTTCTGGCAGAAGAAATCTCGTCAACTACAACAGAAGCATATATATGTAAATGGCTTCTATACACAACAACCCTTGGACGCTCTTCTGTTCCTCTAATCTTTTTTCTTATACTTAAATGTCTCTTCTTTCTTTTATCTTCTCTATTTAGTCTCATTGAGCAGCTCCTACACCGGTTTTCCCAGCCTTATGCCTTACATATTCTCCTCTATACCTGATTCCTTTACCTTTATAAGGTTCAGGTGGAGAAATTTTCCTTATTGTTGCAGCATAATTCCCAAGTTTCTGTAAATCCATACTTTTAAGTATTATTATTGTATTTCTTGTAACTTCTGCTGAGATACCTTCTGGAATATCTACTTCAACTGGATTAGAAAATCCAACAGAAAGAATCAATTTATTTCCATTAACCTCAGCCTTATACCCAACACCGTTCAGTTCAAGAATTCTTTCAAACCCTTCTGTTAACCCAACAAACATATTTATAATCAACTTTCTTAACAAACCCTGGAAGGCTTCAGTTTTTCTATATAACTTTTTTTCCTTTTCCTGAACAGAGTTCTTAACATATATTTTCCCTTCTTCAACAACTATCTCTAAAAAAGGAAAAATAACATGCTCCATTTTACCTTTACTGCTTTCAACTTGAATCATATTATCAACAACAGCAACCTTCACACTGCTTGGTATTTCAACCGGTCTTTTTCCTAATCTTGCCATTTTTTATACCTCACCATACATAAAAAAGAAACTCTCCACCTACTCCCAATTCTCTTGCTTTTTCATCACTAAGAATACCTTTAGAAGTAGATAATATAGCAATTCCTTTACCTTTTTTTATCACTGGAATTTCATCTTTAGTTACATACACTCTGCTACTGGGTTTACTTACCTTTTTTATTTCTGTAATACCTTTACTGTTTTCTGAATGATAGATAAGTTCAACTTTTAATCTTTTAGGACCTTCAGTAAGCACTTCGTAATTTTTAATAAAACTATTCTCTTTCATCACCTTTAAAATCTCTTCCTTAAACACACTATAAGGAACCAAGATTTCTGGCTTAGAAACAAGGTTACCATTTCTAATTCTTGTCAGCATATCAGCTACAGTATCTGTCATTGTCATATTTAATCCTCCTACCAACTGGCTTTTCTTACTCCGGGTATCTCTCCTTTTGATGCAAGTTCTCTAAAACATATCCTGCAAATACCAAACTTTCTCAAATAAGCCCTCGGTCGCCCACATCTCCAACACCTGTTTTTTCTTCTAACTGCGAATTTAGGCTCCTTTTTCATCTTTTCAAAAAAACATTTACGCGCCAATTTGTTCCTCCCTTATGGGCAACCCAAGTTCTTTTAGAAGAACCAGAGTCTCTTCCTTGTTTTTAGCATTCGTAACAATAGTAATATTCATTCCTTTAACTTTATAAATTGAATTATAATCTATCTCGGGAAATATGCCCTGTTCTTTAACTCCTATTGTATAACTTCCTTTACCATCATTAGAAGAAGGAGACAATCCATTAAAGTCTCTAACTCGCGGTAAAGCTACGGTAATAAATCTATCCAAAAACTCATACATACGCTCACCGCGCAATGTAACAAAAACTCCACAAATATCTCCTTTTCTCAGGTTAAAACCTGCTATAGCTTTTTTTGCTCTTGTGACAACAGGTTTTTGACCTGTTATTAAAGATAACTCCTTTTGTGCATTTTCAAGAATCTTTGGATCTTTATTATCTTTTCCAACTCCAACATTTAGAACAATCTTAACAAGCCTTGGAACCTGGTTAGAGTTCTTCAACTCAAATTTCTTCATTATTTCTGGAATAACATCATCTTTATAATATTTTTTTAATCTTGAATCCATTTTATTTAACCTCGATATTTTCATTACATTTTTGGCAATATCTAACTTTAGACCCATCGTTAAGCATTCTGATTTTTAATCTTGTTGGTTTACTGCATTTCATACAAAAACACATCACATTGGAAATATCTATCGGTTTTTCCATCTGAATGATTCCACCCTGTTTATCAGCAGATGTTGGTTTTGAGTGTCGTTTGACGAAATTTATACCTTCAACAAGGACTTTTTTTTCTAAAGGCATTATCTTTAATACTCTACCTTTTTTACCTCTATCTTTTCCATGAATAACCTGAACAAAATCTCCTTTACTAAGTTTAAATTTCATTACAACACCTCCGGCGCCAGTGAAATAATTTTTGTAAAATTGCCTTCCCGCAACTCTCTTGGGACAGGACCGAAGACTCTTGTGCCTCTTGGATTTTTATCAGCATCAATAATTACAACAGAATTGCTATCAAATTTTATCTGAGAGCCATCAGACCTCTTTAAAGGCTTAGCCGTTCTAACAACAACTGCTTTAACCTTCTCTTTTTTCTTAACAACACCATCAGGAATAGCGTCTTTAACACTTGCTGTTACTATATCCCCAATGC encodes the following:
- the rpsH gene encoding 30S ribosomal protein S8, with protein sequence MTMTDTVADMLTRIRNGNLVSKPEILVPYSVFKEEILKVMKENSFIKNYEVLTEGPKRLKVELIYHSENSKGITEIKKVSKPSSRVYVTKDEIPVIKKGKGIAILSTSKGILSDEKARELGVGGEFLFYVW
- the rplO gene encoding 50S ribosomal protein L15; amino-acid sequence: MKLHEIKPPMGSRHSRKRVGRGDASGHGGTSTRGHKGHKARSGFSRSYNFEGGQMPLVRRLPKRGFTHIKRYLVEIVNLSQLESRFNDNDIINPESLLATQLVKKGDYIKILGSGTFSKKLEVSAHSFSTQAKEKIEKAGGKAIVIKV
- the rpsE gene encoding 30S ribosomal protein S5, translated to MRKRQIEEDVSQINQVVVEIRRVTKVTKGGKNLNFRALVVVGDKNGQAGFGIGKANEVPEAIRKAIEKAKKSMITVPINETTIPFDVSAKYGASRVILKPASKGHGMVAGKTMRAFLEVAGINDITSKCLGSTNPVNVIGATVKALSKLNVSSEGEINEVT
- the rplR gene encoding 50S ribosomal protein L18, with the protein product MRLNREDKRKKRHLSIRKKIRGTEERPRVVVYRSHLHIYASVVVDEISSARTLLTVSSLTDEAKGDFSEKIKGSNVEGAKIVGTLLSKKSKEKGIEKVVFDRNGYLYAGRVKALADAARKGGLKF
- a CDS encoding type Z 30S ribosomal protein S14, translated to MARKCFFEKMKKEPKFAVRRKNRCWRCGRPRAYLRKFGICRICFRELASKGEIPGVRKASW
- the rplN gene encoding 50S ribosomal protein L14 translates to MVQLRSVLTVADNTGAKKVMVIGIVGSSRKRYARIGDIVTASVKDAIPDGVVKKKEKVKAVVVRTAKPLKRSDGSQIKFDSNSVVIIDADKNPRGTRVFGPVPRELREGNFTKIISLAPEVL
- the rplX gene encoding 50S ribosomal protein L24 codes for the protein MKFKLSKGDFVQVIHGKDRGKKGRVLKIMPLEKKVLVEGINFVKRHSKPTSADKQGGIIQMEKPIDISNVMCFCMKCSKPTRLKIRMLNDGSKVRYCQKCNENIEVK
- the rplF gene encoding 50S ribosomal protein L6; translated protein: MARLGKRPVEIPSSVKVAVVDNMIQVESSKGKMEHVIFPFLEIVVEEGKIYVKNSVQEKEKKLYRKTEAFQGLLRKLIINMFVGLTEGFERILELNGVGYKAEVNGNKLILSVGFSNPVEVDIPEGISAEVTRNTIIILKSMDLQKLGNYAATIRKISPPEPYKGKGIRYRGEYVRHKAGKTGVGAAQ
- the rplE gene encoding 50S ribosomal protein L5 translates to MDSRLKKYYKDDVIPEIMKKFELKNSNQVPRLVKIVLNVGVGKDNKDPKILENAQKELSLITGQKPVVTRAKKAIAGFNLRKGDICGVFVTLRGERMYEFLDRFITVALPRVRDFNGLSPSSNDGKGSYTIGVKEQGIFPEIDYNSIYKVKGMNITIVTNAKNKEETLVLLKELGLPIREEQIGA